A part of Candida albicans SC5314 chromosome 2, complete sequence genomic DNA contains:
- a CDS encoding uncharacterized protein (Putative Xbp1 transcriptional repressor; binds to cyclin gene promoters in S. cerevisiae; Hap43-repressed; possibly essential, disruptants not obtained by UAU1 method), whose amino-acid sequence MKIMMIPTHHQTYNINTHQPPQQHQYLPPPGTSYTSPRAPQSIQLPPIQSFTKSQAVFPQSVRDSAPAANFNRYGSDSAGIYTIYSSVSPENLPQNTGQFQLNQQFINSPHFLAEPVRNVPNFTFPATTPTISKTEKVINFNSPMMDKKIMKNGPGKSQYKKQTSKVKKNDNKSFKVTSKPKTKKPKRNHSLIPNNSINFPIQIVSPNDILSVENNSFLNTVIYPNIEIKKYSTSAIDPQRNYLTAYEYPLNNHWVIWDYETGWVHLTGIWKASLTIDGSNVSPSHLKADIVKLLESTPKEYQQYIKRIRGGFLKIQGTWLPYKLCKILARRFCYYLRYSLIPIFGTDFPDSCLKPNEKGYGELKLDDLDSFEKRDLPAPIPPVSPPIEQMVQQPQQQHHQFKQNDKAAAISSFQQMGSLLPLPQNYDNSAAAMNSENCLTSNTPETPIVHHFSDTASTRSTSSSSSSSSLSIMSGGRTASNASERESLEIPSFNEMIDIVNASKCLQTLSQKAQSPRSVPMDQPNSAQQLSKNQDMGISAILVAAGINSTSNQSSNVSGSSQPINKGSMPISDMLT is encoded by the coding sequence ATGAAAATTATGATGATACCTACCCATCACCAGACTTATAACATCAATACACACCAACCTCCACAGCAACACCAAtatttaccaccaccaggaACACTGTATACATCTCCACGAGCACCACAATCCATTCAGTTACCTCCCATTCAATCATTTACTAAATCGCAGGCAGTATTTCCTCAATCGGTACGCGACTCCGCTCCTGCTGCAAATTTCAATCGATACGGGTCAGATTCAGCAGGGATATATACAATATACTCCTCAGTTTCACCAGAAAACTTGCCCCAAAATACAGgacaatttcaattaaaccaacaatttataaattctCCACATTTTTTGGCAGAGCCTGTCAGAAACGTACCAAACTTTACATTTCCTGCCACGACTCCCACAATTTCTAAAACTGAAAAGgtaattaatttcaattcaccAATGATGGATAAGAAGATTATGAAAAATGGGCCAGGCAAACTGCAATACAAGAAACAAACCTCTAAAGTTAAGAAGAATGATAATAAACTGTTCAAGGTTACCTCGAAACCAAAAACCAAGAAGCCAAAACGCAACCATTCTTTGATaccaaataattcaataaacttCCCTATCCAAATAGTATCACCTAATGATATTTTATCTGTTGAAAACAACAGCTTTCTTAACACAGTTATATAtccaaatattgaaatcaaaaagtaTTCAACGTCTGCTATTGATCCTCAGAGAAATTATTTGACGGCATACGAATATCCTTTGAACAATCATTGGGTCATTTGGGATTACGAGACAGGCTGGGTACATTTAACAGGTATTTGGAAAGCATCATTGACCATAGATGGATCAAATGTTAGCCCTTCTCACTTAAAAGCAGATATCGTCAAATTGTTGGAATCAACACCAAAAGAGTACCAGCAATACATTAAGCGGATAAGGGGTGGATTCTTAAAAATTCAAGGAACCTGGTTACCATACAAGTTGTGTAAGATTCTTGCTAGACGGTTCTGTTATTATTTGAGGTACAGCTTAATTCCTATATTTGGGACTGACTTTCCTGATTCTTGTTTAAaaccaaatgaaaaagGATATGGCGAATTAAAGTTGGACGATTTGgatagttttgaaaaaagagacTTGCCTGCACCAATACCACCAGTATCACCTccaattgaacaaatggTGCAACAGccccaacaacaacaccaccaattcaaacaaaatgATAAGGCAGCTGCTATTTCTTCATTTCAGCAAATGGGCTCTTTATTACCTTTGCCACAGAACTATGATAATTCAGCTGCAGCAATGAACTCGGAAAACTGTCTTACATCCAATACTCCTGAAACACCAATTGTTCATCACTTTTCTGATACAGCCAGTACCAGAAGCacgtcatcatcatcgtcgtcgtcatcaTTATCGATTATGTCGGGAGGAAGGACAGCTTCAAATGCGTCTGAAAGAGAGTCATTGGAAATTCCGTCATTCAATGAAATGATTGATATTGTGAATGCTTCAAAATGCTTGCAAACATTGAGTCAGAAAGCACAGAGTCCTCGTAGTGTACCCATGGATCAACCAAATAGTGCTCAACAATTGTCCAAAAATCAAGATATGGGAATATCAGCAATCTTAGTGGCAGCTGGTATAAACTCTACTCTGAATCAAAGCAGCAATGTTTCTGGGCTGTCTCAACCTATCAATAAGGGGTCTATGCCAATTAGTGATATGCTAACATGA
- a CDS encoding uncharacterized protein (Protein conserved in C. dublinensis): protein MSRFTFQRSLVYLHSHRSISNRLFLDKRLFSTKETTTNKKPDINPHTVFYKQFSKPFTKICLISIGTYYSLIYLWEFLDKSEASEPIQ, encoded by the exons ATGTCACGGTTCACTTTTCAAAGAAGTTTGGTGTATCTACATTCCCACCGAAGTATATCCAATCGACTTTTCCTTGATAAAAGATTATTCAGCAccaaagaaacaacaaccaacaaaaagCCAGATATCAACCCACAT ACTGTGTTTTACAAACAATTTTCCAAACCGTTTACAAAGATTTGTCTAATTTCAATCGGAACATATTACAgtttaatatatttatgGGAGTTCCTAGATAAATCAGAAGCCTCCGAACCTATTCAATAG
- the IDP1 gene encoding isocitrate dehydrogenase (NADP(+)) (Putative isocitrate dehydrogenase; transcriptionally induced by interaction with macrophage; alkaline induced; Spider biofilm repressed) encodes MIRTTTTRAINRTAMLQNHIRGFSSTASILDKIKVKNPIVELDGDEMTRIIWQKIKDQLILPYLDVNLKYYDLGIESRDATNDQITIDAANAIKEHGVGVKCATITPDEARVKEFNLKKMWLSPNGTIRNILGGTVFRESIIIPCIPRLIPGWKEPIVIGRHAFGDQYKATDLVINEPGKLELRFTPENGGETQTHKVYDYTGPGVGLAMYNTDESISGFARASFNMALSKNLPLYMSTKNTILKKYDGRFKDIFQDIYENEYASEFEKKGLWYEHRLIDDMVAQMIKSKGGFVMALKNYDGDVQSDIVAQGFGSLGLMTSALMTPDGKAYEAEAAHGTVTRHYRQHQQGKETSTNSIASIFAWTRGLAQRGRLDETPEVVDFADKLEKATIDTVEVDRIMTKDLALAMGKTDRSAYVTTTEFLDAVADRLKK; translated from the coding sequence ATGATTAGAACAACCACTACCAGAGCCATTAACCGCACAGCTATGTTGCAAAACCACATTCGTGGGTTTTCCAGTACTGCTTCAATTTTAGATAAGATCAAAGTGAAAAACCCCATTGTCGAATTGGATGGTGATGAAATGACCCGTATTATTTGgcaaaaaattaaagatcAATTGATCTTGCCATATTTGGAtgttaatttgaaatattacGATTTAGGAATCGAGTCTCGTGATGCCACCAATGACCAAATCACCATTGATGCCGCAAATGCAATTAAAGAACATGGTGTTGGTGTCAAATGTGCAACAATTACCCCCGATGAAGCTAGAGTaaaagaattcaatttgaagaaaatgtgGCTTTCTCCAAATGGTACCATTAGAAACATTCTTGGTGGTACTGTCTTCAGggaatcaattattattccaTGTATTCCAAGATTGATTCCGGGATGGAAAGAACCAATTGTCATAGGTAGACATGCTTTTGGAGATCAATACAAAGCTACTGATTTAGTTATTAATGAACCCGGTAAATTGGAATTGAGATTCACCCCAGAAAATGGTGGTGAAACCCAAACTCATAAGGTCTACGACTACACTGGTCCAGGTGTCGGATTGGCCATGTACAACACCGACGAATCTATCAGTGGGTTTGCTCGTGCCTCCTTCAACATGGCGTTATCCAAGAACTTGCCATTGTACATGTCAACCAAAAACactattttgaaaaaatacgATGGAAGATTTAAAGACATCTTCCAAGACATTTACGAAAATGAATACGCCAgtgaatttgaaaagaagGGGTTGTGGTATGAACACagattaattgatgatatggTTGCTCAAATGATCAAATCCAAAGGTGGATTCGTCATGGCATTAAAGAATTACGATGGTGATGTTCAATCAGATATTGTTGCTCAAGGTTTTGGATCATTAGGTTTAATGACATCTGCATTGATGACTCCAGATGGAAAGGCATACGAAGCTGAAGCTGCCCACGGTACCGTCACCAGACACTACAGACAGCACCAACAAGGTAAAGAAACCTCTACGAACTCCATTGCATCTATATTTGCCTGGACAAGAGGTTTGGCCCAAAGAGGAAGATTAGATGAGACACCAGAAGTCGTTGACTTTGCTGACAAACTTGAAAAGGCTACTATCGACACTGTTGAAGTTGATCGTATCATGACCAAAGATTTAGCCTTGGCCATGGGCAAAACCGACAGATCTGCATATGTTACCACTACTGAATTTTTGGATGCTGTTGCTGATAGATTGAAGAAATAA
- a CDS encoding SUMO ligase (Ortholog(s) have SUMO transferase activity, role in protein sumoylation, reciprocal meiotic recombination, synaptonemal complex assembly and condensed nuclear chromosome localization), whose product MNQEFDQNSPYIYCGICFKDNHDVEGLDNKLLLTSCAHITCDIHLQSKHIESYLAQNDSDSPCPVCGSNPISTVPINRMLPVELKNFFIPTPQQIDLLTSSGKFQYCSLVDRINYYRSTISKMNEKLKKQKEFLYAAKEEITQLSKYKLQVQELTNEIDLLRKQLQSTARPDTFDLSNDNENEKSGEFENNIFTRESSPTQTASHTFINKVHRESLQKVIPTSKPDTDDRNGSTRRRSFFAESTKLGEINSRSISSSNESSNSLNSLKRFSFESPKKKYLQNPIGKRSATSQLATRITANMKLGVPVSASNASSRSYQNGYVNKVSKDPTLTRTMRRASEASPYFKGLNYKYKNSSHDHHQHQYKR is encoded by the exons atgaaCCAAGAATTTGATCAAAACCTGCCTTATATTTACTGTGGTATATGCTTCAAAGACAACCATGATGTTGAAGGGCTAGATAATAAACTACTATTGACATCTTGTGCCCATATAACCTGTGACATTCATTTACAATCAA AGCATATTGAACTGTACTTGGCTCAGAATGATTCCGATTCTCCCTGTCCAGTTTGTGGTTCTAATCCGATATCAACTGTTCCTATCAACAGAATGCTACCCGTTGAACtaaaaaactttttcattcCGACACCACAgcaaattgatttgttgacAAGCTCTGGGAAATTTCAGTATTGCTCATTAGTTGACAGAATTAACTATTATAGGTCCACTATATCCaaaatgaatgaaaagttgaaaaaacaaaaagagtTTCTATATGCagcaaaagaagaaataacCCAACTAAGTAAATATAAACTCCAGGTTCAAGAATTAACTAACGAAATAGATTTACTTAGGAAGCAGCTACAAAGTACAGCTCGTCCAGACACTTTTGATCTATCGAAcgataatgaaaatgagAAAAGTGGAGAGtttgaaaacaatatttttacACGGGAGCTGAGTCCGACTCAAACTGCTCTGCACACATTTATCAATAAGGTCCATCGAGAATCTTTACAGAAAGTAATACCAACTTCAAAACCTGATACTGATGATAGAAACGGttcaacaagaagaagatctTTTTTTGCTGAATCAACGAAACTAGGAGAAATTAATTCGAGGTCAATTTCATCCAGCAATGAATCTAGCAATTCGCTAAATAGTTTAAAGAGATTTAGTTTTGAAAGTCCCAAAAAGAAGTATTTACAAAATCCAATAGGCAAACGATCTGCCACTAGTCAGCTTGCAACCCGAATAACAGCTAACATGAAACTTGGCGTCCCTGTGAGTGCATCCAACGCACTGTCCAGAAGCTATCAAAATGGTTATGTTAACAAAGTGTCGAAAGATCCCACATTAACGAGAACTATGAGAAGAGCTAGCGAGGCATCACCGTACTTTAAAGGGCTAAATTACAAGTATAAAAACAGCAGTCATGACCATCATCAACACCAGTATAAACGCTAG
- a CDS encoding uncharacterized protein (Putative protein of unknown function; transcript is upregulated in clinical isolates from HIV+ patients with oral candidiasis) — MNIDEFKSGLKKLTVNKRVIIDDLTTFAEKYSADAAEEIAAAIHEHIRTCPPQHKLLAFYLLDNISKTVGNPYNILLANGLYQLFKDTYVIVDDGTRHRLIELFRTWEHYENTSVFNMQVLENIEKFIQQAQNLRSASPGLESLSKSELTPRILIQNAKDLLKLHDELILQVENFVKGDYHKFLSDDDFCFIEQFKQIQVQLYESINEILRHIYEDVNSYHNGKEKLVNTPQFNINAGKYKIDIVRNQKELFKQQQSLTDFLATCKPRLHKAYMLKKEKREKIKYLKKYRFVIEKRPNTRFFSQVLNESEEFIDLIDKFGKVAKFTPEELLFVNEPQLIEPPQNEAHDHQINSNFLGFPVDIDSLKEPATTQDKAQESILGLSINLDSLLGSGNNKTRNSNGSTDKLQDLAPETLSLQLSSHQQQQEQPMAGLSILSSLPFTSILAPTTDQPPSIDQPQPVWSQNNTLNSQNHENKSLTSDQSTQHDKQMQLTTRGPLEVTRTRNPEQDPDPQPVLSTDRPKPLEENDGVITYYPIFGDQPSLVNNGSFRHPRKVFRRSVQAQSIGDLTLKYIPEFFKQYEIDINLPNFPIPSRFPNSNQFPVIPEFRVNETNLDSSSISNGDQVLQIEYHKDTTENGNTELANNGESIKESEVPKEQPVISTNEGQPTVENDTSAANEQEVHPTTSTVQSSNTSTANEEVERAPQTAPVLPPRKLSLNDYRKIKMNQANLPHSPTSQSLPPPPPPPPPPPPPPPASSHSSSNNKSSERSRLTDRQSYSSLAIPSNRPKSNLKRKGTNDEPNRRAKQVKFANNI; from the coding sequence ATGAATATTGACGAGTTTAAGTCTGGCCTAAAGAAACTAACTGTGAATAAACGGGTTATTATCGATGATCTAACTACTTTTGCTGAGAAATACTCGGCTGATGCCGCTGAAGAAATAGCCGCAGCTATTCACGAACACATCAGGACGTGCCCTCCACAGCACAAGCTACTTGCATTCTACCTTTTGGATAACATCTCCAAAACCGTTGGTAACCCTTACAACATTCTTCTAGCTAATGGGCTATATCAACTCTTTAAAGACACGTACGTTATTGTTGACGATGGTACACGACATAGATTGATAGAGTTGTTCAGAACATGGGAACACTACGAAAACACATCTGTTTTTAATATGCAGGTTCTAGAAAATATTGAGaaatttattcaacaaGCACAGAATCTTCGTTCAGCTTCTCCTGGACTTGAAAGCCTATCAAAATCTGAATTAACACCCAGAATTCTTATTCAGAATGCGAAAGACTTGTTGAAATTACATGATGAGTTGATTTTGCaagttgaaaattttgtcAAGGGAGACTATCATAAATTTTTACTGGACGAtgatttttgtttcatCGAGCAATTTAAACAGATACAAGTACAATTGTATGAGCTGATCAATGAGATACTTAGGCACATTTATGAGGACGTGAATTCATATCATAATGGTAAAGAAAAGCTTGTCAATACTCctcaattcaatattaatgcaggaaaatacaaaatagaCATTGtcagaaatcaaaaagaattgtttaaacaacaacagtcaTTAACAGATTTTCTTGCTACCTGCAAGCCACGATTGCATAAGGCTTAtatgttgaaaaaagagaaacGAGAAAAGATAAAATACCTAAAGAAATACAGATTTGTTATAGAGAAGCGTCCCAATACAAGGTTTTTCTCGCAAGTTTTGAATGAATCAGAAGagtttattgatttaattgacAAGTTTGGAAAGGTCGCCAAATTTACACCAGAAGAGTTATTGTTTGTTAATGAACCACAGTTGATTGAACCCCCGCAAAATGAAGCCCACgatcatcaaataaattcGAATTTCTTGGGATTCCctgttgatattgatagTCTAAAGGAACCAGCAACTACTCAGGATAAAGCACAAGAGTCTATATTGGGACTTTCTATTAATTTAGATAGTCTTTTAGGCTCtggcaacaacaaaactaGAAATTCAAATGGATCTACAGACAAATTACAAGATTTGGCCCCTGAAACATTGTCGTTACAATTATCTCtgcatcaacaacaacaagagcAACCCATGGCAGGTTTATCCATTCTTTCATCATTACCATTCACCTCCATTTTAGCACCTACCACTGATCAACCTCCATCAATAGATCAACCTCAACCTGTATGGAGTCAGAATAACACTTTGAACAGTCAAAATcatgaaaataaatcacTAACTTCTGACCAGTCCACACAGCATGATAAGCAAATGCAATTAACCACCCGAGGTCCGTTAGAAGTTACACGAACACGAAATCCAGAACAGGACCCGGATCCACAACCGGTGCTTTCAACCGATCGGCCAAAACCTTTGGAAGAAAATGATGGGGTGATAACATATTATCCAATTTTTGGAGATCAACCTAGTTTGGTAAATAATGGGTCTTTCAGACATCCAAGGAAAGTGTTTAGAAGACTGGTCCAAGCTCAATCCATTGGAGATCTCACTTTGAAGTATATCCCCGAATTCTTTAAACAATATGAGATCGATATTAATCTTccaaattttccaattccaagCCGGTttccaaattcaaatcaatttccaGTCATTCCAGAGTTTAGAGtaaatgaaacaaatttaGATAGTTCGTCAATCAGCAATGGCGACCAAGTTCtacaaattgaatatcaCAAGGATACAACAGAAAATGGGAATACAGAACTAGCAAATAACGGGGAATCAATTAAAGAGTCAGAAGTACCGAAAGAGCAACCGGTGATATCAACAAACGAGGGTCAACCTACTGTTGAAAATGACACATCTGCTGCAAATGAACAGGAGGTACATCCTACCACTTCTACAGTCCAATCTTCAAATACATCTACTGCaaatgaagaagttgaaagAGCGCCACAAACTGCTCCGGTCTTACCACCAAGAAAACTCAGTTTGAATGATTATAGAAAAATCAAGATGAACCAAGCAAATTTGCCCCATTCGCCAACATCACAATCATTACCACCTCCACCGCCTCCGCCACCGccaccgccaccaccaccaccagcatCTTCTCATAGCtcatctaataataaatcgTCAGAGAGATCTCGTTTAACTGATCGTCAGTCGTATTCAAGTTTGGCCATTCCATCTAATCGTcctaaatcaaatttaaagaGAAAGGGAACAAATGATGAGCCAAATAGACGAGCTAAACAAGTAAAATTTGCCAATAATATCTGA
- the COX8 gene encoding cytochrome c oxidase subunit VIII (Putative cytochrome c oxidase; flucytosine induced; caspofungin repressed) codes for MFAQSALRPARTLPSRILTRRNFQVSARKFDINTIVYGTAKEGPYENLPFKIKNRKFVPFAVWYWGVLGFFFAFPFLTSWWQLKKSGAFNKTE; via the coding sequence ATGTTTGCTCAATCAGCTTTAAGACCAGCCAGAACCCTTCCATCAAGAATCCTTACTAGAAGAAACTTCCAAGTTTCTGCCAGAAAATTCGATATTAACACCATTGTTTATGGTACTGCAAAAGAAGGTCCATACGAAAATTTACCATTTAAAATTAAGAACAGAAAATTCGTTCCATTCGCTGTCTGGTACTGGGGTGTATTGGGATTCTTCTTTGCTTTCCCATTCTTGACCTCATGGTGGCAATTAAAGAAATCTGGTGCTTTCAACAAAACTGAATAA
- the COX9 gene encoding cytochrome c oxidase subunit VIIa (Putative subunit VIIa of cytochrome c oxidase; flucytosine induced) gives MALAPITGTLKRKIITDITIGFAAGFGLAYLYWEVEHKPIIAKRDAYYAQLRKQKEIEESA, from the coding sequence ATGGCTCTTGCTCCAATCACAGGTActttaaaaagaaaaatcataACTGACATTACTATCGGTTTTGCCGCTGGTTTTGGTTTAGCTTACTTATACTGGGAAGTCGAACATAAACCAATCATTGCCAAGAGAGATGCTTATTACGCTCAATTAAGAAAGCAAAAAGAAATCGAAGAAAGTGCTTAA
- the VPS33 gene encoding tethering complex ATP-binding subunit (Ortholog(s) have ATP binding, phosphatidylinositol binding activity) has product MKDINATENNLASKFQRFNDKTLENLINQISKIYSSNNLLVLDAVLSPLINSLTNFTKLKELGKFQNIVWLDNELVSIGSSVLAKYASLIVVVPTSSLENINILNKLIHSQPDLHSLKLNIIVKDLKMSFMYQINKVFNGIVNFESILSPEKYQKPISVTSRIKIYNWKTSPIYTDEILVTEINKFNGIDDYFSKPLKQVNQLSEALMQLLFMGIQNGKHDHLFKLRNIYGKGNHSKLLIDQLQNSKIPEFMNENMTTLEIDFYSDVLHSNTDLVVLERNLDFTSCIFNQLNYHGIIDDMFSIKFENIEQLSSNEISKSLANDKLYSQDLKHLNFSSIGLRLNKLAKYIQQQFKTSSAQKNSSSSEPNISDIKQLVSNLGTLSIQQELVKKHTIIGEEVMEKINKNYEQFLTFQNDIFEMDYKSQVAKLREFVNCNYPIEFVLSAILLIGYLNDGISNKEIDWLSLEMQDNYGLEAVFTLEKLIKFKMIRVIHGSSVDFFSSLGFTSQKKKPTTHSQSEFEDDKNVGISGSGDVFRNNYTLINKFWNLHPLDDDESLSQNLTESGSNESTNLLDLYSNPSFTLPGNTVPLIYRFVEALYFRDFLKHKPINNLKRRPNWDNLGVNTMFAGKTIDLNLDNVNDDRSKYLVIVVIGGVTRSELTCFKYLQERFRKQGKTKEIIIVSNGIVNSSKLMQFMSN; this is encoded by the coding sequence ATGAAAGACATTAATGCCACTGAGAACAACTTGGCATCTAAATTCCAACGGTTCAATGACAAGACActtgaaaatttaattaatcaGATTTCTAAGATCTATTCATCAAACAATCTACTCGTGTTGGATGCTGTGTTATCCCCACTAATAAACAGCTTAACAAATTTTACGAAACTAAAAGAATTAGgcaaatttcaaaatatagTGTGGTTGGATAATGAGTTAGTAAGCATTGGGTCGAGTGTATTAGCCAAGTATGCGagtttgattgttgttgtaccGACAAGTTCATTGGAGAACATCAatatattgaataaattgatacATTCACAACCAGATTTGCATAGTTTAAAACTTAATATTATTGTGAAGGATTTAAAAATGAGTTTCATGTATCAAATTAACAAAGTTTTCAACGGAAttgtcaattttgaaaGTATATTATCTCCAgagaaatatcaaaaacCTATATCTGTCACATCTCGcataaaaatttataattggaAGACTTCACCCATATACACAGATGAAATTTTGGTTACcgaaatcaataaatttaatggAATTGACGATTATTTTAGTAAACCACTTAAACAAGTGAATCAGTTAAGTGAAGCTTTAATGCAATTGCTTTTTATGGGAATACAAAATGGGAAGCACGatcatttattcaaattacGAAACATCTACGGTAAAGGAAATCACTCCAAACTTTTAATAGACCAGTTGcagaattcaaaaatacCAGAGTTTATGAACGAGAATATGACGACCTTAGAAATTGACTTTTATTCAGATGTACTTCACAGTAATACCGACTTGGTTGTTTTGGAACGAAATCTCGATTTTACTTCTTGtatattcaatcaattaaactACCATGGGATAATAGATGATATGTTTAGCATTaagtttgaaaatattgagCAATTACTGAGCAACGAAATCAGCAAGAGTTTAGCGAATGACAAGTTGTATTCACAAGACTTGAAACACTTGAATTTTTCGTCAATTGGATTGAGACTAAACAAATTGGCAAAGTAtatccaacaacaattcaaaACCTCATCTGctcaaaaaaattcaagCTCATCGGAACCAAACATAAGTGatataaaacaattagTGTCCAACCTTGGTACGTTATCCATACAACAAgaattggtgaaaaaaCATACCATAATCGGGGAGGAAGTGATGGAAAagataaataaaaattacGAACAGTTTCTTACTTTTcaaaatgatatttttgaGATGGACTACAAATCCCAAGTTGCCAAGCTTAGAGAGTTTGTTAATTGTAATTATCCGATCGAGTTTGTTCTTTCAGCAATTCTATTAATTGGATATTTGAATGATGGGAtttcaaataaagaaattgattggCTTTCTCTAGAAATGCAAGACAATTACGGACTTGAGGCTGTTTTCActttggaaaaattgatcaagtTTAAAATGATTCGAGTCATTCATGGATCCTCAGTAGACTTTTTCAGTAGCTTGGGGTTTACCAgccaaaagaaaaagccCACAACCCACAGCCAGTCtgaatttgaagatgaCAAAAATGTTGGGATCAGTGGGAGTGGAGATGTCTTCAGAAACAACTACACCTtgatcaataaattttggAACTTACACCCGTTGGACGACGACGAATCCTTATCACAAAACTTGACAGAGTCGGGCAGTAATGAACTGACAAACTTGCTAGATTTGTATTCAAACCCATCTTTTACATTACCGGGCAACACGGTTCCACTTATTTATCGTTTTGTCGAGGCATTGTATTTCAGAGATTTCTTGAAACATAAACCAATAAATAACCTCAAGAGACGTCCAAATTGGGACAATTTGGGTGTCAATACAATGTTTGCTGGCAAAAccattgatttgaatttggatAACGTGAATGACGATAGATCCAAGTACTTGGTAATTGTCGTCATTGGAGGTGTGACTCGAAGTGAACTAACCTGTTTCAAATACTTACAGGAGAGGTTTAGGAAACaaggaaaaacaaaagagaTTATTATAGTATCCAATGGAATCGTTAATAGTAGTAAACTAATGCAGTTTATGTCGAACTGA